ataatattgatacataTGCAATTCCGTAAATCTTTTAGACCCACGGGTTCGCGACTGAACTGCCCTCCGAAATCGAAGACAACTCGTCAGGGGAAGAGCGTGAGGCTGAACATTAACGCGCGAGAGCGCAGGAGGATGCACGACTTGAACGACGCCCTGGACGAGCTCCGTTCCGTCATCCCTTACGCTCACAGTCCCTCAGTGAGAAAGCTGTCCAAGATCGCCACCCTCCTGCTGGCGAAAAATTACATTCTCATGCAAGGTAACGACGCGAATACCTTGTAGTTTAAACTTAAAGTTAGAGATTGAATTTTAATCGACTGACTGCTCTGTCGCTCGCGCAGGAAACGCCTTGGAGGAGCTCCGGAGAGTGATCGCCGTCCTGCAGTCGCCGCACGCGCACACAACCGCCCTGCCGCCCACGCCGGTCTCCTACGACCTCCTGCAGGGATTCCCCGGCAAGTTGTTCCAAGGGGTGCAGGGGTTGCAGGAGATGCAGGGGTTACCCGCGAACGAGCCTCAGATCGTGACCGGCCCGCCCACCGACGGCACGGTCGCCAGCGGAGAGTCGAATTAAGGAGTCAATTTTTGTCCTTTCTTTTTCCCCGCGCGACTTCATCTCTTCTTTGGTTTTCCGCATGAAAGATCTGTGAATCGCTCGCACGCGAATACATGCCACGGAATTAAAAAGAGAATGTCGGAAAGAACAGCAAGAAGTAGAAGTCAAAGAAGTTTTTAGAAGCGAAAAGAGCGACGATCGATAAACGATGAAGATATCGTGCGAGATTTTTTAGAAGATATAGAGAGAGATGCTTTCAGAAAACGCCTTTGGCTACGAAAGTATTAATTACTAGAGTATTATAAAGTGCTAATTTctcgagaaaaagagagagagagagaaagaaaaaagaaaagaagggggattagtcttttaaatattaagaatcTTATTTATCCGATTAAAATGAGGAAGGACGAACCgtacaattttatcttttccgtatagaaaacgaaaaagaaaaatgtaataaaccgttccagaaagagagaaaagatgtCATACTCAAGTAATCAAAGATAAACACGAAAAGAGAAATGTTGAAACACAGGAATCAATTTATCGacagtctaaaaaaaaaacaacttctcaacgaaaaaaataaaatgtacggcGATTTCAAGTATCACCAATTCCCTCCAGCGGATTAATTAAGCTCGTCCAAATAAAGTCTGGACGGAAGCATTGTGAAAGTATTGCGAAAGTACTAGCGATTAAGAGAATAAAACACTGTCGCGATCTTACAGTCAATAATGCAGCAATAAGACGACGGCGC
This genomic window from Solenopsis invicta isolate M01_SB chromosome 13, UNIL_Sinv_3.0, whole genome shotgun sequence contains:
- the LOC105201731 gene encoding class E basic helix-loop-helix protein 22; protein product: MRSYDGESSSTEDDDRREGLPEAHLQQGSWQRTASHPTWAWEHRNAHPLPPQSAAALESVYSTPGASHPGVSGPPAAYSSEHTQSAPGRRTPLGAVGLGGFYFQQQPQPHASSSALSDENRPDERPTGSRLNCPPKSKTTRQGKSVRLNINARERRRMHDLNDALDELRSVIPYAHSPSVRKLSKIATLLLAKNYILMQGNALEELRRVIAVLQSPHAHTTALPPTPVSYDLLQGFPGKLFQGVQGLQEMQGLPANEPQIVTGPPTDGTVASGESN